ACGAGCGGCTGCTTCGTCGCCTGCTCGTACTGGTCCTCGGTTATGAAGCCGAGTTCGCGCATGCGCTGAAGGATGTACTCCTGCCGAACCTTCGCGCGCTTCGGATTCACTACCGGGTTATAGGCCGACGGCGCTTTCGGCAAACCCGCGAGCATCGCGGCTTCGGCGAGCGTGATGTCTTTCAGATCCTTGCCGAAATAGACGCGCGCCGCGCTGGCAAAACCATACGCGCGCTGCCCGAGATAGATCTGATTCATGTACACCTCGAGAATCTGATCTTTCGTCAACGCGCGCTCGATCTTGTACGCGAGCAGCATTTCGTAGATCTTGCGCGTATAGGTCTTTTCGCTCGACAGGAAGAAGTTGCGCGCGACCTGCATGGTGATCGTGCTCGCGCCCTGCGACGCGTGGCCGTTCGTCAGCGCGACGCTGCCCGCGCGCAGGATGCCGGTGAGATCGACGCCGCCGTGATCGTAGAAACGCGCATCCTCGATGGCCAGCACGGCCTTCTTCAGATGATCGGGCACGTCCTGAATGCGCACGACGCTGCGGCGTTCCTCGCCGAATTCGCCGATCAGCACGTGGTCCGCCGTATAAATGCGCAGCGGCACCTTCGGGCGATAGTCGGTCAATGCTTCGAGGGACGGCAGATTCGGCATCGCGACGACGAGCGCATAACCCAGAACCAGTCCAGCGCAGACGATCAACGCGAAAACGCTGACGAGAAATCCGAGAAGCAGCCGTGTGTACCAGGGGCGTCGAGCCTTCTTCGGCCGTTCGGGCGGCGTGGCAGGCGGATTGGTCGGGGAAGAGGATTGCATAGCACCACCAAAAACAGTCCCGCGATTATAGCCGTCCGGGTTTCGGGTTTTTCCTAGGGACTCCAGACACCTGACCGATGCATCGCGCCGGCTTTTCGTCACTCCAACAATACCCGCGATAGCCCGGCAAAACATCCTGCCACCGCACGCGTTAGCCATTCGGCCGAATGTTCGCCGTGCGCCGCCGTCACGACAATTCTTCTACTGCAAGCGCACGAACGGTTCGGCGCGCGAGTAAGAGAAGGAGTAGTCATGAGAAACGAAAATGCCTTTCGCGGCACGATGCTGACGGTCACGCGCCGGTTCGCGGCGGGCATCGACGTCAGCGAGGACGCGGTGCGCATCGCCGTGTTGAGCCGGCGCTTGAAAAGGGACTCGACGGTGTGCGTCGAACATCTCGACGCGGTGCCGCTCGCGCCGGGCGCGGTAGTCGAAAGCGAGTTCGTCGACCGTGCGGCCGTCGCGGCGGCGCTGCGCGAGGCGGTCGCGCGCCTGCCGCAGAACGGCGCGTGGCGCGCCCTGCGTTGCGCCATGGGCCTGCCCGCATCCGCGACGCACAGCACGCGCGTGCCGCTCGCGCGCCTGATCGAGACGCGCGAGCCGGACATGGCGGCCATCGGCGCCGACCCGTGCGGCCTGCTGGAGCCTGCGGTCCTTGCCGAGGCCGAGCGCGTGTCGGGAATCGAGCGCAGCGCGCTCGCGGTCGACTGGTCCGTGCACGCGCGCGCAAACGGCCAGCCCGACGTGGCGATCTCCGCGACGGCGCGCCAGCACGTCGAGGCGCGCGTGGAAACGGCGGCTGCGGCCGGCATCGCGTTGTGCGCAATCGACGGCGAGCCCGCCGCCGCACTGCGCGCGATGCGTCATTCCGGCAAAACCGAGCTGGGCTCCGAGGCACGTTATCTAGCCTGCTGGCTGGACAGCGGCGGGCTGTACGGATGGCTCGTCAACGCAGCCGAGGTCGAGCGCGAAGTGCGCTATCCCGCGCCGGAGTACGCCAGCGCCACCGATGCGTTGCGCGATCTGGCCGGCGCCACGCCGCCCGGCTGCATCTTCGTGGGCGGCCAGGAGAAATTGCTGGCGCAGGCGCAACTTTCCCTTCCGGCGCTGACGCGAGTCTTCGGCTGTCCGGCATTGCCGTTCGAGTCGGCTCCGTACTGCCACGGCGCATCCGCGATTCCGGGGGCGCTGAAGCATTCGCCGCTTTTCGCGGTCGCGTTCGGGCTCGCGCTGCGCGAGGTGCTGCAATGACGAGCGTCGCGACTGTCGAGGGTTTCAACCTGCTTCCTCACCGGGCGCGAAGGCGTCGCTCGCTGCGCCGTCAGCGGTTCGCCATTCTGGCTGCCGCCGGACTGGCGGGATGCGCGGCCGTTGGCGGCGTCGTCGGCTGGGACGCGTTCCAGCAGGCGCGTCTGGACGACCGCCGCATCGCGCTCGAAACGACGTTGCGTGCGTCGAGCGCACACATCGACGAACACGCCCGGCTGCTGCGCACTGAAGCCGAACGGCGTCGCGCACGCGAGGCCGCGCAACCGCTCGCCGGGCCGCGCGATCGCTTTCTCGCGCTGCTGGATGCGCTCGCCGAGGCGCCCGCTCCGGGCGATGTCGCGCTCCAGCGCGTTACGCAGCGCGCCGACGAGGTCGAACTCGCCGCGCTCGCGCCCGACTCGCAAATGGCGGCGCGCTGGTTGAAGCGTCTGGAAGCGCTGCGCGGTGTGCAATCGGTGGAAGTGGTCGAGATGAAGCGGCGCGCGGAAACCGTAGCGCCGGGAAGGCGAGAAACCGTCGCGTCGCGTGATTCCGCCGCTGAACGATACGAATTCACCGCGCTCGTGCGCTATGCGTCGGCGGACGGGACGACACGACCCGCGAGGCCCGCGGGCGCGAAGGCGTCGACTGAAAGGAGGACCCGATGAGCGTTATCACCCTGCATTCCCTGGCGCGGCAACGGCCGCTCATTCTTCAGCCACTCGACCAATGGTCGAAACGCAGGACTGCCATCACCGCGCTTGTGTTTGCGTTCGTCGTATCCGCGCTCGGGGTGCAAGGCTGGCGCACCTCCGGCGTGATCCAGCTCGATGCAAGCCGCGCCGCGCTTGTCGCGACGCAGCGCAAGCTGGACGACGTCGGGCGCGTCGTCGCCGAACTGCCCGATCTGCAGCGGCGCGTCGCGGCGAGCGCGATGAAGCCCGAAAGCTGGACCGCCGCCGATGCGCTGCACGCCGTCGCCGCGCTCGCCACACAGAACGGACTGCGCGTGGCGGAGATCGACCCTCAGCCGACTAAAAACGGCATGTCCCGATCGACGCCGACGCCCTCCGAGCGCGCGCTGACGTTTCGCGCCGAAGGCGCCTTTCCCGAGATCCGGCGTTTTCTCGAAGCTCTTGCCGGACTGCCGCGCCTGGTCGTGCCTGAAGCCGTCCAGATCAGGCGGCAAGCCGGTGCGCTGACCATCGACGCGACGCTGCGCATTTACGACTCGTTGCCCGCCGTGCCGCTCGCGGAGCCGCCGCGCATGGACGCGTTCATCGTCGATCCTTTCGGGAAGGGCGGCGCCGACGGACTTTCGCGTGGAGCAGGCATGCTGCTCGTGGGCACGCTGGTCGGACGGCATCGCGCGATGGCGCTCGTGCAGGGCGCGAAAAGCGTCGAGCATGTCGAGCCGGGGCAGACAATTGGCGATGAGCGGCTCCAGCGCGTGCAGCCGCGCGCCATCCAACTGGCAAGCGGCCAAGGCGCAATTCGCACGCTGACTTTCGCGGAGGACGGCAAGTGAGCGCGTCCGTTTCCATTCTGCGCGCCCTGGGCGTCGCGGCGCTTTTCTTGGCGCGAGCGGTGGCGGCAGTCGAAAGCGGCGATGCGGCGGTCGCGCCTTTGCCGCCGCTGCCGGCAGCGTTCGACACCTTGCCGACCGACCAGTTCGCTGTCGATACGAGCGTGCCGTTGGCGTCGCCGCCGCCGTCGCCGTCGCCGTCCGCGCAACCCGCCGCCAGCGCCGCGAGCGCCGACGAGCCGCTCGAAGGCCCGCCCGTGCCGCTGCCGCAATTGCAACGGCTGAGTGCATCGGGTAACGCGCGTCCCGCCGCCGACGACGGCAAGCCGGTCACGCTCGACCTCAAAAACGCGGACCTCAGCGCCGCGCTGCAGAGCTTCGCGCGTTTTACCGGGCTCAACATCATCGCGAGCGAGAAGGTGCGCGGGCAGGTGTCGATCAATCTGGCTGCGGTGCCGTGGCGGCGCGCGTTCGACACGCTTCTCGACGTGAACGGACTCGCCATGGAGCAGCACGGCAACGTAATCTGGGTCGCGCCGCTCGCCGAACTGGCGGCCCGCGAAAAGCTGCGTTACGAAGCTCACGCCCGTGCCGCCGACCTGGAACCGCTCGCAAGCCGCACCTTTCTGCTGCGCTATCCGCGCGCCGACGACGTCCGCAAGCTGCTTACCGGCTCCGGAACGCAGCGCGTGCTGTCCAAGCGCGGTTCCGCGATGGCCGACATGCGCACGAACCTGCTCTTCGTGACCGACCTCGACGCACGCGTGCAGCAGATCGCCGAGCTGATCGCCGCCATCGACAAGCCGACGCCGCAGGTCATGATCGAAGCACGGATCGTGGAAGGCGAGACCGGGTTGTCGCGCAATCTGGGCGTGAAGCTGGGCGTCGCGCCGACGGGCGATACGGCGCGTGGCATCGCGGGCGGCAAGGACGGCGTGGTATACGATCTGTCGGCGCAGCCGCTCAACGGTTTCGACGCGGCCACGGCCGGGCTCACGCTGTTCGCGGCGCAGGCCACGCGGCTGCTCGACATCCAGCTGAGCGCGCTCGAAGCGGAAGGGCGCGGCAAGGTCGTGTCACGGCCGCGCGTCGTGACGGCGGACCGCGCAAAGGCTATCGTCGAGCAAGGTACCGAGCTGCCTTATCAGGCAAAAGTCGGCAATGGCGTTTCCGGCGTGCAGTTTCGGCGCGCTGCGCTCAAACTGGAGGTCGAGCCGCAGATCACGCCGCACGGGCACGTCGTGCTGGATCTGGACGTGGCGAAAGACAGCGTCGGCGAGCAGACGGCGTCGGGGCCCGCCATCAATACGAAGCACGTGCAGACGCGCGTCGAAGTCGAGGACGGCGGCACGGTGGCGATCGGCGGTATCTATTCCGACGATGACCGCGAGGACGTGACCGGCGTGCCGGGGCTGATGAGACTGCCGCTCGTCGGCTGGCTGTTCCGGCACGACGCCCGACGCAAGCTGCACAGCGAGCTGGTTATCCTGATCACCCCGCATGTGATTGCATCGGACGGATAGGCCGGATGCGGCCGGGCCGGCGCGGCGGCCTCGACTCGACAAAGCGGGCGGTTTGCCCTTAAGCTGCCGCACGAACGAATTCGATACCTCGAAAGGATTGACGTTGCAGGAAGGGCACGCGAACGCGAACATTTTTTTCGTCGGACTCATGGGGGCGGGCAAAACCACCGTGGGCCGCGCGGTTGCGCGCCGGTTGCAGCGCGATTTCATCGACTCGGACCTGGAAATCGAAGCGCGCACCGGCGCGCGTATTCCGGTCATCTGGGAACTGGAAGGCGAGAGCGGATTTCGTCAGCGCGAAGTGAATGTCATCGACGAGCTGTCGCAGAAGAGCGGCATCGTGCTGGCGACCGGCGGCGGCGCGGTGTTGCGGCCGGAGAATCGCGAACATCTGAGGAATCGCGGCATCGTCATTTATCTTCGCGCCAATCCACACGATCTCTGGCAGCGCACGCGCCGCGACAAGAACCGGCCGCTTTTGCAAACCGACGACCCGCGCGGCAAGCTCGAAACGCTTTTTCGAACGCGCGATCCGCTCTATCACGAGTGCGCGCACTTCGTCGTGGAGACCGGCCGTCCGACCGTCAACGCGCTCGTCAACATGGTCCTGATGCAACTGGAGGTGGCCGGCGTCATCAAGTCGGCTGAGTCATAATGTCCGCCATGATTACCCCAACGATCACCGTCAACGTCGAGTTAGGCGAGCGCGCCTATCCCATTCATATTGGTGCGGGCGTCATGAGCCGCACCGAGCTTTTCGCGCCGCATATCAAGGGTTCGTCGGTTGCAATCGTCAGTAACGCCACCGTCGATCCGCTTTACGGCGACACGCTGCGCGCCGCGCTCGAACCGCTCGGCAAGAAGGTGACGACCGTCGTGCTGCCCGACGGCGAAGCGCACAAAAACTGGGAAACGCTCAACACCATTTTCGACGCGCTGCTTTCGAATCGCGCGGACCGAAAGACGACGCTCATCGCGCTCGGCGGCGGCGTCGTCGGCGACATGACCGGCTTCGCGGCGGCGTGCTACATGCGCGGCGTGCCGTTCATCCAGGTGCCGACCACGCTGCTTGCGCAAGTGGATTCGTCGGTGGGCGGCAAGACCGGCATCAATCATCCGCTCGGCAAGAACATGATCGGCGCGTTCTATCAGCCGCAAGCGGTCATCGCGGATATCGGCGCGCTGCACACGTTGCCTGCGCGCGAACTGGCGGCGGGTATCGCGGAAGTCATCAAGACGGGCGCAATCGCCGATGCCGAGTTCTTCGAGTGGATCGAAGCGAACATCGGGGCTTTGAACGACCGCGACGAAAGCGCGCTGGCGCACGCGGTCAAGCGCTCGTGCGAAATCAAGGCTTCCGTGGTGGCGTCGGACGAGCGCGAAGGCGGACAGCGCGCGATCCTCAATTTCGGCCACACGTTCGGCCACGCCATCGAAGCCGGGCTCGGCTACGGCGAGTGGCTGCACGGCGAGGCGGTCGGCTGCGGCATGGTGATGGCGGCGGACTTGTCCGTGCGCTTGGGCAGGCTCGACGACGCTGCGCGCAAGCGGCTCGTGCGTGTGATCGAAGCGGCGAAGCTGCCCGTAACGGCGCCGAAGCTCGGCGACGACCGTTACATCGACCTGATGAAGGTCGACAAAAAGGCCGAAGCCGGGGAAATCAAATTCATTCTGCTGACCCGCTTCGGCGCGACGGAAATCACCGGCGCGCCCGATCAGGCCGTGCGCGAGACGCTCGCTGCCAGCGTCTGATCGATCAAGCATCAGCCGGGACCACGACGATGCACGACGAAGCGGAGCCGCCGGTGAGCGAAACAGAAGCTGATTGTGGAGTGCCCTCGTCGCTTGTGCTGGAGGCGCATCTCGCGCCTTACGCCGCGCGCTCGTCACTCTCGCGCGGGCGCCGGCATACGGAGCCGCCGCCCGCCGCACGCACCGAGTTCCAGCGCGACCGCGACCGCATCGTGCATTCGACGGCCTTTCGCCGGCTCGAGTACAAGACGCAGGTCTTCGTGAATCACGAAGGCGATCTTTTTCGCACGCGTCTCACGCATAGTCTGGAAGTCGCGCAGATCGCGCGGTCGGTGGCGCGCAATCTGCGGCTCAACGAGGATCTGGTCGAAGCGATATCGCTCGCGCACGATCTCGGGCATACGCCGTTCGGCCACGCCGGTCAGGATGCGCTCAACGAATGCATGCGCGATCACGGCGGGTTCGAACACAATCTGCAAAGCCTCGCGGTCGTCGATCAACTCGAAGAGCACTACGGCGCGTTCAACGGCCTGAACCTGTGCTTCGAGACGCGGGAAGGCATTCTCAAGCATTGTTCACGTGAGAACGCACGGCAGCTCGGCGATCTTGGCGAACGGTTCCTCGCGGGCAAACAACCTTCGCTCGAAGCGCAGATCGCGAACGTCGCGGACGAAATCGCCTACAACAATCACGATGTGGACGACGGCCTGCGCTCCGGCCTCATCACGCTCGAACAGCTCGCGGAAGTGAGCTTGTGGCACACGCACTTCGCAGCCGCGCGCGCGGAATATCCCGCCATCGAAGGGCGCAGGCTGATTCACGAGACCATTCGGCGCATCATCAATACGCTGATCGTCGATCTGATCGAAGCCACGAGCCGCAATCTCGCGCGCGCCGCGCCCGCCTCGCTCGACGATGTGCGCAATTCGCCGCCGCTCGTCGCACATAGCGAAGAAGTCGCCGCGCAAGCCGCCACGCTCAAGCGCTTTCTTTTCAAGAACCTCTACCGCCATTACCGCGTGATGCGCATGGCCAATAAGGCGAGGCGCGTGGTGACGGGGCTCTTCGATGCCTTCACCGAAGACCCGCGCCTCTTGCCGCCGGCGTATCAGGCGCGCATCGCGGTTGCGGAGGAATCGGCGAACGACCCCGCCGCGCCGAGCCACAACAGCACGCAGGCGCGGCTCATCGCGCACTACATCGCCGGCATGACGGACCGGTACGCACTGAAAGAATATCAACGCCTGTTTGTCATCGACAACAACTAACATCGCGCGTTTCAAGCGCAGACGTTCGACAACCGGAGACTCAATCGATGCGATGCACGCCCTCGTTCCGTTCACTCTCGGCCGCAGCCGTTCTGGCTTTCGGCGCTTCTACGGCGGCTCACGCCGCGACGGAAATCCAGTTCTGGCACGCCATGGAAGCCGCCCTCGGCGAGCGCGTGAACGATATCGCGAACGACTTCAATGCGTCGCAGAGCGACTACAAGATCGTGCCGGTCTTCAAGGGCACCTACGACCAGACGTTGGCGGCCGGCATCGCGGCGTATCGCAGCGGCAATGCGCCCGCGATCCTGCAAGTCTATGAAGTCGGCACCGCGACCATGATGCAGGCGAAGAAAGCGGTGCTCCCCGTCTACGACGTGTTCAAGCAGGCCGGCGTGCCGCTCGACGAGAAAGCGTTCGTGCCGACGATCTCCGGCTACTACAGCGACGCGAAGACCGGCCATCTCATCTCGATGCCGTTCAACAGTTCCACGCCCGTTCTCTACTACAACAAGGACGCGTTCAAGAAAGCGGGCCTCGATCCCAATCAGCCGCCGAAGACCTGGGCCGACGTCGAAGCGGACGCGAAGAAGCTGAAGGCCGCGGGCTATTCGTGCGGTTATTCGTCGGGCTGGCAGAGCTGGATTCAACTGGAGAACTACAGCGCGTGG
This Caballeronia sp. LZ062 DNA region includes the following protein-coding sequences:
- the pilM gene encoding pilus assembly protein PilM; the encoded protein is MRNENAFRGTMLTVTRRFAAGIDVSEDAVRIAVLSRRLKRDSTVCVEHLDAVPLAPGAVVESEFVDRAAVAAALREAVARLPQNGAWRALRCAMGLPASATHSTRVPLARLIETREPDMAAIGADPCGLLEPAVLAEAERVSGIERSALAVDWSVHARANGQPDVAISATARQHVEARVETAAAAGIALCAIDGEPAAALRAMRHSGKTELGSEARYLACWLDSGGLYGWLVNAAEVEREVRYPAPEYASATDALRDLAGATPPGCIFVGGQEKLLAQAQLSLPALTRVFGCPALPFESAPYCHGASAIPGALKHSPLFAVAFGLALREVLQ
- a CDS encoding PilN domain-containing protein, with the translated sequence MTSVATVEGFNLLPHRARRRRSLRRQRFAILAAAGLAGCAAVGGVVGWDAFQQARLDDRRIALETTLRASSAHIDEHARLLRTEAERRRAREAAQPLAGPRDRFLALLDALAEAPAPGDVALQRVTQRADEVELAALAPDSQMAARWLKRLEALRGVQSVEVVEMKRRAETVAPGRRETVASRDSAAERYEFTALVRYASADGTTRPARPAGAKASTERRTR
- the pilO gene encoding type 4a pilus biogenesis protein PilO, producing MSVITLHSLARQRPLILQPLDQWSKRRTAITALVFAFVVSALGVQGWRTSGVIQLDASRAALVATQRKLDDVGRVVAELPDLQRRVAASAMKPESWTAADALHAVAALATQNGLRVAEIDPQPTKNGMSRSTPTPSERALTFRAEGAFPEIRRFLEALAGLPRLVVPEAVQIRRQAGALTIDATLRIYDSLPAVPLAEPPRMDAFIVDPFGKGGADGLSRGAGMLLVGTLVGRHRAMALVQGAKSVEHVEPGQTIGDERLQRVQPRAIQLASGQGAIRTLTFAEDGK
- a CDS encoding type IV pilus secretin PilQ; protein product: MSASVSILRALGVAALFLARAVAAVESGDAAVAPLPPLPAAFDTLPTDQFAVDTSVPLASPPPSPSPSAQPAASAASADEPLEGPPVPLPQLQRLSASGNARPAADDGKPVTLDLKNADLSAALQSFARFTGLNIIASEKVRGQVSINLAAVPWRRAFDTLLDVNGLAMEQHGNVIWVAPLAELAAREKLRYEAHARAADLEPLASRTFLLRYPRADDVRKLLTGSGTQRVLSKRGSAMADMRTNLLFVTDLDARVQQIAELIAAIDKPTPQVMIEARIVEGETGLSRNLGVKLGVAPTGDTARGIAGGKDGVVYDLSAQPLNGFDAATAGLTLFAAQATRLLDIQLSALEAEGRGKVVSRPRVVTADRAKAIVEQGTELPYQAKVGNGVSGVQFRRAALKLEVEPQITPHGHVVLDLDVAKDSVGEQTASGPAINTKHVQTRVEVEDGGTVAIGGIYSDDDREDVTGVPGLMRLPLVGWLFRHDARRKLHSELVILITPHVIASDG
- a CDS encoding shikimate kinase, with the protein product MQEGHANANIFFVGLMGAGKTTVGRAVARRLQRDFIDSDLEIEARTGARIPVIWELEGESGFRQREVNVIDELSQKSGIVLATGGGAVLRPENREHLRNRGIVIYLRANPHDLWQRTRRDKNRPLLQTDDPRGKLETLFRTRDPLYHECAHFVVETGRPTVNALVNMVLMQLEVAGVIKSAES
- the aroB gene encoding 3-dehydroquinate synthase — translated: MSAMITPTITVNVELGERAYPIHIGAGVMSRTELFAPHIKGSSVAIVSNATVDPLYGDTLRAALEPLGKKVTTVVLPDGEAHKNWETLNTIFDALLSNRADRKTTLIALGGGVVGDMTGFAAACYMRGVPFIQVPTTLLAQVDSSVGGKTGINHPLGKNMIGAFYQPQAVIADIGALHTLPARELAAGIAEVIKTGAIADAEFFEWIEANIGALNDRDESALAHAVKRSCEIKASVVASDEREGGQRAILNFGHTFGHAIEAGLGYGEWLHGEAVGCGMVMAADLSVRLGRLDDAARKRLVRVIEAAKLPVTAPKLGDDRYIDLMKVDKKAEAGEIKFILLTRFGATEITGAPDQAVRETLAASV
- a CDS encoding deoxyguanosinetriphosphate triphosphohydrolase, translating into MHDEAEPPVSETEADCGVPSSLVLEAHLAPYAARSSLSRGRRHTEPPPAARTEFQRDRDRIVHSTAFRRLEYKTQVFVNHEGDLFRTRLTHSLEVAQIARSVARNLRLNEDLVEAISLAHDLGHTPFGHAGQDALNECMRDHGGFEHNLQSLAVVDQLEEHYGAFNGLNLCFETREGILKHCSRENARQLGDLGERFLAGKQPSLEAQIANVADEIAYNNHDVDDGLRSGLITLEQLAEVSLWHTHFAAARAEYPAIEGRRLIHETIRRIINTLIVDLIEATSRNLARAAPASLDDVRNSPPLVAHSEEVAAQAATLKRFLFKNLYRHYRVMRMANKARRVVTGLFDAFTEDPRLLPPAYQARIAVAEESANDPAAPSHNSTQARLIAHYIAGMTDRYALKEYQRLFVIDNN